The proteins below are encoded in one region of Panthera uncia isolate 11264 unplaced genomic scaffold, Puncia_PCG_1.0 HiC_scaffold_592, whole genome shotgun sequence:
- the LOC125918243 gene encoding LOW QUALITY PROTEIN: olfactory receptor 4P4-like (The sequence of the model RefSeq protein was modified relative to this genomic sequence to represent the inferred CDS: substituted 1 base at 1 genomic stop codon) yields the protein MENRNNVTEFILLGLSKNKKVQILCFLFFLLCYLAIWLGNLIIMASITYSQLINQPMYFFLNYLALSDLLYTSTVTPKLMTDLLTGKKVISYHNCMTQLFTTHFFGGVEVCIITGMAYDRYVAICKPLHYAILMSRQXCNSILGASCAGGFLHSIGLFLLAIFLPFCGPNEIDHYFCDVYPLLKLACTDTHKIGFLVIANSGLMGLGIFVVLMASYFMILCNVRAYSAENRHKALSTCSSHITVVILFFAPVIFVYIRPATTLPEDKVFTLFYTIIVPMLNPLIYTLRNTEMKNAIRKVWSKISMAEFRLF from the exons ATGGAAAATAGGAATAATGTTACTGAATTTATTCTCCTGGGACTTTCTAAGAATAAGAAAGTCCAGatcctctgctttttatttttcttactctgttaCCTCGCTATCTGGTTGGGGAATCTGATTATTATGGCTTCTATCACCTACAGTCAGCTAATTAACCagcccatgtacttcttccttaaTTACCTTGCCCTCTCAGACCTCCTCTACACCTCCACTGTGACACCCAAACTAATGACTGACTTACTGACAGGGAAGAAGGTCATTTCCTATCATAACTGCATGACACAGCTGTTTACCACACACTTCTTTGGGGGGGTCGAGGTCTGCATCATCACAGGAATGGCCTAcgaccgctatgtggccatctgcaaaccactCCATTATGCCATCCTCATGAGTAGACAATGATGTAACTCAATTCTCGGAGCATCATGTGCAGGTGGGTTTCTGCATTCCATTGGCCTGTTTCTTCTTGCAATTTTTCTGCCATTCTGTGGCCCCAATGAAATAGATCACTATTTCTGCGATGTATATCCTTTGTTGAAACTGGCCTGCACTGATACACACAAAATTGGTTTCTTAGTCATTGCCAATTCCGGCCTGATGGGACTGGGGATCTTCGTGGTTTTGATGGCCTCCTACTTCATGATATTGTGCAATGTGAGAGCATATTCTGCAGAGAACCGCCACAAGGCACTTTCCACCTGCAGCTCCCACATCACGGTTGTGATCCTGTTTTTTGCACCTGTCATCTTTGTTTACATTCGACCTGCCACAACTTTACCGGAAGATAAAGTGTTCACACTCTTCTACACAATTATTGTCCCCATGCTCAATCCTCTTATCTACACACTTAGaaacacagagatgaaaaatgcCATAAGGAAAGTTTGGT CAAAGATTAGTATGGCTGAATTCAGGCTATTTTAA